A part of Corvus cornix cornix isolate S_Up_H32 chromosome Z, ASM73873v5, whole genome shotgun sequence genomic DNA contains:
- the LOC120411523 gene encoding heat shock factor protein 5-like isoform X4 produces MARPPPLPAGFRPSSAALWPRSRLGIPRPCTFPMKLWLLVNSPCVHSVRWDARGEGLLIDQGLFEQEVLGVGLVSAGEEELFKTKNFGSIVRQFNLYGFHKLTASPASSAAGSRPAAGGDTSYAHGPLHHFWNPDFRYHRPDLLVKIKRLTKANKEKLDAGLEVTSRLPDDFQHITGRGLAAAAHVPRRSRHFQWPS; encoded by the coding sequence ATGGCGaggccgccgccgctgcccgctGGTTTCCGCCCCTCCTCTGCCGCCCTCTGGCCCCGCTCCCGCCTTGGCATCCCCCGGCCCTGCACCTTCCCCatgaagctgtggctgctggtcAACAGCCCGTGCGTCCACTCGGTGCGCTGGGACGCCCGCGGCGAAGGGCTGCTGATCGACCAGGGGCTCTTcgagcaggaggtgctgggcgTGGGGCTCGTCTCCGCCGGGGAGGAGGAGCTCTTCAAAACCAAGAACTTCGGCAGCATCGTCCGCCAGTTCAACCTGTACGGGTTCCACAAGCTGACAGCGAGTCCGGCCAGCAGCGCGGCGGGGTCCCGGCCCGCGGCGGGGGGCGATACCAGCTACGCTCATGGGCCTCTGCACCACTTCTGGAACCCGGACTTTCGCTACCACCGCCCCGACCTCCTGGTAAAGATCAAAAGACTGACCAAGGCCAACAAGGAGAAGCTGGACGCTGGCTTGGAGGTGACCAGCCGCCTGCCCGACGACTTCCAGCACATTACTGGACGGGGACTTGCTGCTGCCGCCCACGTCCCTCGGCGAAGCC
- the LOC120411523 gene encoding heat shock factor protein 5-like isoform X3, with protein MARPPPLPAGFRPSSAALWPRSRLGIPRPCTFPMKLWLLVNSPCVHSVRWDARGEGLLIDQGLFEQEVLGVGLVSAGEEELFKTKNFGSIVRQFNLYGFHKLTASPASSAAGSRPAAGGDTSYAHGPLHHFWNPDFRYHRPDLLVKIKRLTKANKEKLDAGLEVTSRLPDDFQHITGRGLAAAAHVPRRSRKDRCGKLYTT; from the exons ATGGCGaggccgccgccgctgcccgctGGTTTCCGCCCCTCCTCTGCCGCCCTCTGGCCCCGCTCCCGCCTTGGCATCCCCCGGCCCTGCACCTTCCCCatgaagctgtggctgctggtcAACAGCCCGTGCGTCCACTCGGTGCGCTGGGACGCCCGCGGCGAAGGGCTGCTGATCGACCAGGGGCTCTTcgagcaggaggtgctgggcgTGGGGCTCGTCTCCGCCGGGGAGGAGGAGCTCTTCAAAACCAAGAACTTCGGCAGCATCGTCCGCCAGTTCAACCTGTACGGGTTCCACAAGCTGACAGCGAGTCCGGCCAGCAGCGCGGCGGGGTCCCGGCCCGCGGCGGGGGGCGATACCAGCTACGCTCATGGGCCTCTGCACCACTTCTGGAACCCGGACTTTCGCTACCACCGCCCCGACCTCCTGGTAAAGATCAAAAGACTGACCAAGGCCAACAAGGAGAAGCTGGACGCTGGCTTGGAGGTGACCAGCCGCCTGCCCGACGACTTCCAGCACATTACTGGACGGGGACTTGCTGCTGCCGCCCACGTCCCTCGGCGAAGCCGTAAGGATCG CTGTGGGAAACTATATACAACATAG
- the LOC120411523 gene encoding heat shock factor protein 5-like isoform X2: MARPPPLPAGFRPSSAALWPRSRLGIPRPCTFPMKLWLLVNSPCVHSVRWDARGEGLLIDQGLFEQEVLGVGLVSAGEEELFKTKNFGSIVRQFNLYGFHKLTASPASSAAGSRPAAGGDTSYAHGPLHHFWNPDFRYHRPDLLVKIKRLTKANKEKLDAGLEVTSRLPDDFQHITGRGLAAAAHVPRRSRKDRSCLYYLQ; encoded by the exons ATGGCGaggccgccgccgctgcccgctGGTTTCCGCCCCTCCTCTGCCGCCCTCTGGCCCCGCTCCCGCCTTGGCATCCCCCGGCCCTGCACCTTCCCCatgaagctgtggctgctggtcAACAGCCCGTGCGTCCACTCGGTGCGCTGGGACGCCCGCGGCGAAGGGCTGCTGATCGACCAGGGGCTCTTcgagcaggaggtgctgggcgTGGGGCTCGTCTCCGCCGGGGAGGAGGAGCTCTTCAAAACCAAGAACTTCGGCAGCATCGTCCGCCAGTTCAACCTGTACGGGTTCCACAAGCTGACAGCGAGTCCGGCCAGCAGCGCGGCGGGGTCCCGGCCCGCGGCGGGGGGCGATACCAGCTACGCTCATGGGCCTCTGCACCACTTCTGGAACCCGGACTTTCGCTACCACCGCCCCGACCTCCTGGTAAAGATCAAAAGACTGACCAAGGCCAACAAGGAGAAGCTGGACGCTGGCTTGGAGGTGACCAGCCGCCTGCCCGACGACTTCCAGCACATTACTGGACGGGGACTTGCTGCTGCCGCCCACGTCCCTCGGCGAAGCCGTAAGGATCG GTCCTGTTTGTATTATCTACAATGA